Part of the Capsicum annuum cultivar UCD-10X-F1 chromosome 12, UCD10Xv1.1, whole genome shotgun sequence genome is shown below.
TGGAGGTGGAGGAGAAGGAGATGGTGGAGGAGGTGACTTGTAGTAGTAGGGAGGTGGTGGAGAAGGTGACGGTGGAGGAGGCGACTTGTAGTAGTAGGGTGGAGGTGGTGATGGGGATGGTGGAGGTGATGGAGATGGTGGTGGTGGGGACTTGTAATAGTATGGTGGAGGAGGAGACGGCGATGGTGGTGGCGGAGACTTGTAATAGTATACTGGTACAGGTTTTGGTGATGGTGGAGGTGGAGACTTGTAGTAATAAGGAGGTGGGGGAGACTTAGTTGGTGGTGGCGGAGATTTATAATAGTAAGGTGGTGGAGGCGATGGTGACGGGGTGGTGGTGATTTATANNNNNNNNNNNNNNNNNNNNNNNNNNNNNNNNNNNNNNNNNNNNNNNNNNNNNNNNNNNNNNNNNNNNNNNNNNNNNNNNNNNNNNNNNNNNNNNNNNNNNNNNNNNNNNNNNNNNNNNNNNNNNNNNNNNNNNNNNNNNNNNNNNNNNNNNNNNNNNNNNNNNNNNNNNNNNNNNNNNNNNNNNNNNNNNNNNNNNNNNNNNNNNNNNNNNNNNNNNNNNNNNNNNNNNNNNNNNNNNNNNNNNNNNNNNNNNNNNNNNNNNNNNNNNNNNNNNNNNNNNNNNNNNNNNNNNNNNNNNNNNNNNNNNNNNNNNNNNNNNNNNNNNNNNNNNNNNNNNNNNNNNNNNNNNNNNNNNNNNNNNNNNNNNNNNNNNNNNNNNNNNNNNNNNNNNNNNNNNNNNNNNNNNNNNNNNNNNNNNNNNNNNNNNNNNNNNNNNNNNNNNNNNNNNNNNNNNNNNNNNNNNNNNNNNNNNNNNNNNNNNNNNNNNNNNNNNNNNNNNNNNNNNNNNNNNNNNNNNNNNNNNNNNNNNNNNNNNNNNNNNNNNNNNNNNNNNNNNNNNNNNNNNNNNNNNNNNNNNNNNNNNNNNNNNNNNNNNNNNNNNNNNNNNNNNNNNNNNNNNNNNNNNNNNNNNNNNNNNNNNNNNNNNNNNNNNNNNNNNNNNNNNNNNNNNNNNNNNNNNNNNNNNNNNNNNNNNNNNNNNNNNNNNNNNNNNNNNNNNNNNNNNNNNNNNNNNNNNNNNNNNNNNNNNNNNNNNNNNNNNNNNNNNNNNNNNNNNNNNNNNNNNNNNNNNNNNNNNNNNNNNNNNNNNNNNNNNNNNNNNNNNNNNNNNNNNNNNNNNNNNNNNNNNNNNNNNNNNNNNNNNNNNNNNNNNNNNNNNNNNNNNNNNNNNNNNNNNNNNNNNNNNNNNNNNNNNNNNNNNNNNNNNNNNNNNNNNNNNNNNNNNNNNNNNNNNNNNNNNNNNNNNNNNNNNNNNNNNNNNNNNNNNNNNNNNNNNNNNNNNNNNNNNNNNNNNNNNNNNNNNNNNNNNNNNNNNNNNNNNNNNNNNNNNNNNNNNNNNNNNNNNNNNNNNNNNNNNNNNNNNNNNNNNNNNNNNNNNNNNNNNNNNNNNNNNNNNNNNNNNNNNNNNNNNNNNNNNNNNNNNNNNNNNNNNNNNNNNNNNNNNNNNNNNNNNNNNNNNNNNNNNNNNNNNNNNNNNNNNNNNNNNNNNNNNNNNNNNNNNNNNNNNNNNNNNNNNNNNNNNNNNNNNNNNNNNNNNNNNNNNNNNNNNNNNNNNNNNNNNNNNNNNNNNNNNNNNNNNNNNNNNNNNNNNNNNNNNNNNNNNNNNNNNNNNNNNNNNNNNNNNNNNNNNNNNNNNNNNNNNNNNNNNNNNNNNNNNNNNNNNNNNNNNNNNNNNNNNNNNNNNNNNNNNNNNNNNNNNNNNNNNNNNNNNNNNNNNNNNNNNNNNNNNNNNNNNNNNNNNNNNNNNNNNNNNNNNNNNNNNNNNNNNNNNNNNNNNNNNNNNNNNNNNNNNNNNNNNNNNNNNNNNNNNNNNNNNNNNNNNNNNNNNNNNNNNNNNNNNNNNNNNNNNNNNNNNNNNNNNNNNNNNNNNNNNNNNNNNNNNNNNNNNNNNNNNNNNNNNNNNNNNNNNNNNNNNNNNNNNNNNNNNNNNNNNNNNNNNNNNNNNNNNNNNNNNNNNNNNNNNNNNNNNNNNNNNNNNNNNNNNNNNNNNNNNNNNNNNNNNNNNNNNNNNNNNNNNNNNNNNNNNNNNNNNNNNNNNNNNNNNNNNNNNNNNNNNNNNNNNNNNNNNNNNNNNNNNNNNNNNNNNNNNNNNNNNNNNNNNNNNNNNNNNNNNNNNNNNNNNNNNNNNNNNNNNNNNNNNNNNNNNNNNNNNNNNNNNNNNNNNNNNNNNNNNNNNNNNNNNNNNNNNNNNNNNNNNNNNNNNNNNNNNNNNNNNNNNNNNNNNNNNNNNNNNNNNNNNNNNNNNNNNNNNNNNNNNNNNNNNNNNNNNNNNNNNNNNNNNNNNNNNNNNNNNNNNNNNNNNNNNNNNNNNNNNNNNNNNNNNNNNNNNNNNNNNNNNNNNNNNNNNNNNNNNNNNNNNNNNNNNNNNNNNNNNNNNNNNNNNNNNNNNNNNNNNNNNNNNNNNNNNNNNNNNNNNNNNNNNNNNNNNNNNNNNNNNNNNNNNNNNNNNNNNNNNNNNNNNNNNNNNNNNNNNNNNNNNNNNNNNNNNNNNNNNNNNNNNNNNNNNNNNNNNNNNNNNNNNNNNNNNNNNNNNNNNNNNNNNNNNNNNNNNNNNNNNNNNNNNNNNNNNNNNNNNNNNNNNNNNNNNNNNNNNNNNNNNNNNNNNNNNNNNNNNNNNNNNNNNNNNNNNNNNNNNNNNNNNNNNNNNNNNNNNNNNNNNNNNNNNNNNNNNNNNNNNNNNNNNNNNNNNNNNNNNNNNNNNNNNNNNNNNNNNNNNNNNNNNNNNNNNNNNNNNNNNNNNNNNNNNNNNNNNNNNNNNNNNNNNNNNNNNNNNNNNNNNNNNNNNNNNNNNNNNNNNNNNNNNNNNNNNNNNNNNNNNNNNNNNNNNNNNNNNNNNNNNNNNNNNNNNNNNNNNNNNNNNNNNNNNNNNNNNNNNNNNNNNNNNNNNNNNNNNNNNNNNNNNNNNNNNNNNNNNNNNNNNNNNNNNNNNNNNNNNNNNNNNNNNNNNNNNNNNNNNNNNNNNNNNNNNNNNNNNNNNNNNNNNNNNNNNNNNNNNNNNNNNNNNNNNNNNNNNNNNNNNNNNNNNNNNNNNNNNNNNNNNNNNNNNNNNNNNNNNNNNNNNNNNNNNNNNNNNNNNNNNNNNNNNNNNNNNNNNNNNNNNNNNNNNNNNNNNNNNNNNNNNNNNNNNNNNNNNNNNNNNNNNNNNNNNNNNNNNNNNNNNNNNNNNNNNNNNNNNNNNNNNNNNNNNNNNNNNNNNNNNNNNNNNNNNNNNNNNNNNNNNNNNNNNNNNNNNNNNNNNNNNNNNNNNNNNNNNNNNNNNNNNNNNNNNNNNNNNNNNNNNNgcctcccagaaccgcatcttctcctcctcctccgatcccacatgcggcgcataggcactacacacgttcagggtaaacccccgaatgaccaacttaatagtcatcaacctatcgttgatcctcttcacctccactacctgacctctaagctcttcatctaccaagatgccaactccattcctacgcctgtcgctcccagagtaccacagcttgtaaccgtacacacacacatatatatatatataaatgtccGTCCAGAGTCGAAGCCAGCCTAACAATGGGGGTTCGTCTGACTCCGTTCGATGAAAaattgtattagtaatacatgatttttatatatacatCGTAGATGTAgaaacccccaccccaccccacccttcGATGAGTTTTTATTAGATTTTGAACCTCCTCAGCAGAAATTCTGACTCCGTCGCTGCATCCGTCATATAAACTTACTTGTAATACATAAGAGTTGATGTTTTATACTGGGGAGATAAATATTTTAGATGATTATTTTCATCCATTAGATTTTGGCGTACCAAATTATTTAATACACGTGTTGATGAAAAGAATATGTACCCCGTAAAATTAAAGGAGGTGAACATAAATTGACACgaatttcataattatgaaaaaaaggtTGTTTTGTACAATTGTACTACCCCTGTAATGTTTGAATAATTTCTTCTATATTAGACGTGGATTGATCAACTTTTCCGAGCAAACACATCCATGATATATACAACTTTTCTTGGAAAACTATTAATGTGTAGTCAAATCTCTTTGCTTAATTCGCTTCTCtttttgttattaattatttttggttttgatatttttttgataCACTTGAGGAataatttcttatattttcattGTAATAATATTTATTGGAAGTAGAGCCTTGAAGTAATTAAAAACGTTGCGTCCACGTAATCAAGAGGTCATGGTTCAAACCTTGAAAATAATTGCTTACAATTAGACCCTTACGGTGGAATCCTTCTCCAAATCCTGCATATAGCGGGAGATTTAGTGCATCGAACTgtcatttaatatttgttgaaaattcttGTGAATTTGTGGAGGCAATAGTTAGATGATGAATttactaatttaattatcttGATCAAGTcattcaaattaaattatatctCATCTTCTCGATCAATTTGAAGAAAATGTCAAAATATTTAATCCATTTTTCACATAGAAAACTACTGACTCTAACCAAAGGTGATATGTGGTTGTAGTGGTTAAAAAATCTTCACACaaaattaaatattgttaatATAATGTTAATTGAACATATAAAGGTTACATCATAATACAAGAACTTCTTACTGtcagtaactttttttttttttggataatcaTGTGTCCTGACCGGCTTATATGCACCTCAATTAATTTTACGAGAGATTTATCATCTCCAACCCGCAAGAAGTACCAaataactctgtccaccaaagtTTGAACAGATAAGAAAAAATCACTTAATATTTTTGTCTccactaaaaataattttcaatgtatatacattaaaaatttatGAAACTAAACCAGAAATTTAAAAGTTGCCATACCtaagatataaataaatatcaaaaggATTCAatagtttatatttatttaaaataaaaattatttcttttttaaataaaacaaaataaaaattattttaattcaaccatccaattatataaaaaatttaaaagctcATTTAATCTCACAAACAATTAACCCAAGGAGTGTTACTATAAATAAATTGGCCAATGAATCACCAAAGGGGGTTGGAATGGGTTCTGGGCGAAACTTCTTGGATGTGCCCCTGATGATCTATTAGATAGATTGTATTGGTTTGGAGGGACGGACGGAAGTTTCATTAATGACGTATAagtgaaatattaaaaatgaggattttttttttaatgattttccgTGTGTGTTAGGCTATGGATTGATGGGTGGATGTGCGCGTCCAAGTGGGTTTTGGGTGAAACTTCTTGGGTGCGCCCATAGTGACCTATTAGGTGGATCATGTTTGTTTGGAGGGGCGGGCAGAGGTTTTA
Proteins encoded:
- the LOC107850126 gene encoding uncharacterized protein LOC107850126 is translated as MVELLEILSSELVVVGKHKCILVEEVISQVEEETLPVEVEEKEMVEEVTCSSREVVEKVTVEEATCSSRVEVVMGMVEVMEMVVVGTCNSMVEEETAMVVAETCNSILVQVLVMVEVETCSNKEVGET